A region from the Corylus avellana chromosome ca7, CavTom2PMs-1.0 genome encodes:
- the LOC132186197 gene encoding dof zinc finger protein DOF2.5 isoform X2 produces the protein MEGTRPIPERRARPQEHLNCPRCNSTNTKFCYYNNYSLSQPRYFCKTCRRYWTEGGSLRNVPVGGGSRKNKRFTTTAAAASTSSKIPDLNPPNISQFSSQNIKSKEGQDLNLAYPATEKYHGVSQYLEMPKIENSSSNQQNTSPFSDLVLRTGIAPRGLNSSYMPPPMLDSNTCTLYSTGAFPFQEFKPTPAGFSVDGLGSRYGVQENSGKLLFPLGDQFKQNISSTNEVEQNKGQGSTSTGYWSAMLNGGYW, from the coding sequence ATGGAAGGCACAAGGCCTATACCAGAGAGAAGGGCAAGGCCTCAAGAGCACTTGAATTGCCCAAGATGCAACTCAACCAACACAAAGTTTTGTTACTACAACAACTACAGCCTTAGCCAACCAAGATACTTCTGCAAGACTTGCAGAAGGTATTGGACTGAAGGCGGCTCTCTCAGGAACGTTCCTGTTGGTGGAGGTTCAAGAAAGAACAAGAGATTTacaacaacagcagcagcagcatcaACTTCCTCAAAGATTCCTGATCTTAACCCACCAAACATCTCACagttttcttctcaaaacattAAGTCCAAGGAAGGCCAAGATCTCAATCTGGCTTACCCAGCTACAGAGAAGTATCATGGGGTATCCCAATATCTTGAAATGCCCAAAATTGAAAACAGCAGCAGCAACCAACAAAACACTAGTCCTTTTTCAGATTTGGTGCTGAGAACTGGAATTGCTCCAAGGGGTTTGAATTCTTCTTATATGCCTCCACCAATGCTCGATTCAAATACATGTACACTCTACTCAACAGGGGCGTTTCCTTTCCAAGAATTCAAGCCTACTCCTGCAGGTTTCTCTGTTGATGGGCTGGGAAGTAGGTATGGGGTTCAAGAGAATAGTGGGAAGCTTTTGTTTCCTCTTGGAGATCAATTTAAGCAGAATATTTCAAGCACAAATGAAGTTGAGCAGAATAAGGGACAAGGGAGTACTTCAACTGGATATTGGAGTGCAATGTTAAATGGAGGATATTGGTAA
- the LOC132186197 gene encoding dof zinc finger protein DOF2.5 isoform X1: MDGTAQWPKEEGPEKAMEGTRPIPERRARPQEHLNCPRCNSTNTKFCYYNNYSLSQPRYFCKTCRRYWTEGGSLRNVPVGGGSRKNKRFTTTAAAASTSSKIPDLNPPNISQFSSQNIKSKEGQDLNLAYPATEKYHGVSQYLEMPKIENSSSNQQNTSPFSDLVLRTGIAPRGLNSSYMPPPMLDSNTCTLYSTGAFPFQEFKPTPAGFSVDGLGSRYGVQENSGKLLFPLGDQFKQNISSTNEVEQNKGQGSTSTGYWSAMLNGGYW, translated from the exons ATGGATGGTACTGCTCAATGGCCAAAG GAAGAAGGACCGGAGAAGGCGATGGAAGGCACAAGGCCTATACCAGAGAGAAGGGCAAGGCCTCAAGAGCACTTGAATTGCCCAAGATGCAACTCAACCAACACAAAGTTTTGTTACTACAACAACTACAGCCTTAGCCAACCAAGATACTTCTGCAAGACTTGCAGAAGGTATTGGACTGAAGGCGGCTCTCTCAGGAACGTTCCTGTTGGTGGAGGTTCAAGAAAGAACAAGAGATTTacaacaacagcagcagcagcatcaACTTCCTCAAAGATTCCTGATCTTAACCCACCAAACATCTCACagttttcttctcaaaacattAAGTCCAAGGAAGGCCAAGATCTCAATCTGGCTTACCCAGCTACAGAGAAGTATCATGGGGTATCCCAATATCTTGAAATGCCCAAAATTGAAAACAGCAGCAGCAACCAACAAAACACTAGTCCTTTTTCAGATTTGGTGCTGAGAACTGGAATTGCTCCAAGGGGTTTGAATTCTTCTTATATGCCTCCACCAATGCTCGATTCAAATACATGTACACTCTACTCAACAGGGGCGTTTCCTTTCCAAGAATTCAAGCCTACTCCTGCAGGTTTCTCTGTTGATGGGCTGGGAAGTAGGTATGGGGTTCAAGAGAATAGTGGGAAGCTTTTGTTTCCTCTTGGAGATCAATTTAAGCAGAATATTTCAAGCACAAATGAAGTTGAGCAGAATAAGGGACAAGGGAGTACTTCAACTGGATATTGGAGTGCAATGTTAAATGGAGGATATTGGTAA